One Betta splendens chromosome 5, fBetSpl5.4, whole genome shotgun sequence genomic window, cagAGAGACTGAACTGAAGACCTGCTTCCCAAGCCAATGCTCTagctactgagctaccaggccaatGGAGAAGACTCTTATTTGCAAGGGACAGAATATTCTGAAATAGTTTTGACAATTTGTAGATGCAGGCTTTTCACAATTTGGTGTCACTAAAATTGAGGTTCTGAGCTTTTACTtctaaaaaaaaacttctaACTGTAAAATCATTTTCTGATATGGGATATGTTTTAGAAAATCTAATTGGAATAAAATTATGGGTTCAAGAGATTTTTAAAATCCATGTATTTTTTGTAGACTTTAAATAATGTATCATAAAAACTGtcctgaaaataaataaaagaaagaaaaaaaaactgcctcACCCAAAGACTGGAAGAAAACAGAATAACGGCACTCGTAGAGTGAGAAAAGATACTGGCGCACAGCAGGTAGACTATGTAGGACCTCCAGGATCTCTGCTCCCTTGATTACCTAAACACATACAATAATCACATTGACATATATATGGTGCCACAATTGTGTACTATACACATCTTAGTGGACTGTGATGTCGTTCCCCTACCTTTTCACGTAGGTCAGGCCTTTTGAGGGCGATCATGCAGACGTAAACTGTATATGTGACAAAGGTCTTATAATCCATGAGCTCATAAGAAGTGAAGGTAGAGACTGTGTCAAGGAAGAGCTCAGCTGCTTGCTTGAAGTCTCTGATGGCCACACAGTATAAACCCTGATAGACCTTGAGGCGATTCCTCCGGTCCCAGTCTCCCCCCTCCTCAATAAGGCTGGAGAAATAGGCAAGTTGATGATGAACAGAAGAGCTGGACTTTTCAGAACAACGATGTAAGAACATTTACCTCTTGGCTTTCTCAGAGTTGCGTGTGATGAGGTCACTGTCCATATAGAATAGACCAATCCTCAGCAGGTAAAAGACAATGTCTAGTCTGTGACCGAGAGCCACTGTCTTGTCATAAGTCTTCCTGAAGGCTGTGAGGGCGCCCTCCTGTGATCATAACACAGGTACAATATAAATTAGTATAATAAGTGTGGTGAGTGACAATTTacaaatatagaaaatatacaGGTTACACAAAACACCACATTGGTTTATATTAGAGGGTACTCAGGAGTGAGAGTGTTGTTGACTTAAgagcagcatttagcagctATCGTAATTCAATGGGTAATTGTGCTTTTGAATGTTATGTCCTACTGTTTACTCAACCAACATATtttacaaaacaataaacaattgaATCTACTTTATGAAAAACATTCTGCCACACAAGGCATATTTCTCTGTATCCACAGACAAGCTCGTAAGCTAAAGGGAAAATCATACCTTGTCTCCAATTCTGATCAGATATTCAGCTTTGGCCATCATGGCATCACGTATCTCACTCTCTCCCAGGTTCTTTTCTGCATCCTCTAGCACATCATCCAGacgcttcagctcctcctcattggcctttttcattttactgaGCAGGTCACTGTCCAGCTGCCACTTCAGGTCCTTACACAGACCTTCATAGTATGGTGCCATGTCTGAAGAACATAATATTAGTTTAATTTAAAGGTAgatgacaaaaaataaaaatgtgtgtgtataaaataaaatataacatgTTATTTCAAACAAACAATGTGATTGACATTGATTCTACAAGGCCTTGAAATTCTACTGGACAGATGCATCAGCATCTTTCAACAGACACTTTATAGAGTATAAGAATAGAGGAAACATCATTCTGTAAGAAGTTTGTAAGTCCATCAAGACACAAATGTTTTATCACAAAACCGATACAACCCCTatacaaaaaaaatcatttttgtgTGCTTCATCATCATTTCCCACTTCATTTATGGACAGTGATTGTGGATCCTGCATCACTTTACTCTAAAATGTCCAGTCAAATGCAGCAAATGATACGTGCATTGTCCCCGTGTTCTAATCACTAACTGTAGATTTCCTCTTACAGATCAATGATTACTCCCACTGAGACAGTGGCTTGTCGAGTCTTTAAACCTGCAGCTCCCGTCATTAGTGATTCGACAATGAACAACACGTCGCTGTCAATTACATCTTCCTCATGGTATTTTGATATAATCCACTGATCCGGCATTTTCATAACTAAGCACCGCAATAACTAAACATGCGCACATTGAGTGTTTCTGTTAATcttattttttcctttattcTATTACTATTGACTTTATTTAAAGCCTAGTGTTAGCATATTAGAAGCAGTATGGCTTTTGTTATGCCAACTTTAAATGATGGGAGTCCTTTTCTTCTGAATATGAGCTTTGATCAGTCACAACAAATGCAAAGCTTAATTTTAAACATTAACGCTCAAATGCTGCTGGCTAACGCTTCAACTGGTTCCGCTGGACGATGAgcacatttgtgttttatttcaatAATGACTAAATATCCACGCATAAATACATTAATGCCAAACGCATGTACATAATGACCAGGCGAAGGACCGTTTCAAGTGAGACAGCGTTAGAGCAGTGAAATGCTAACTCACTGTTAGCTTTGATAGCATCCATCAGCTCCGTTTTCACTTTAGCATCCTGTCGGTGACCGTCCATTGTCAGCAGAAACTTCAGCTGTGCTATCCTCAGGTCGGGGTTTTTGGGCAGACCCTCTTCCTCCAGATTCTCCAGCGGCATTATTAGTCAGAAGTGTAATACCAAACGCGCAGACGAAGTGGTTTCTTTGTGTATCCACCAAGCAGTCCTTGCAGTATTGAGCTAGTGAACGATGACTACGGAAAACACTAAAGCATTTGCTTCCGCCGGAGCGTCCGTcggagaggagaaaaagagaggaCAGTCTGGGGTTAGCGATCAAGCGGCGGCGGATCGCCCCCTAGAGGACGGGAGGGTATACTGCAACGTTGAACGACCTTACAGGTCAGTTACTGTACGTATACTGTCTAGTGGTTTATTATTTACCAGTAATATTTGCCTGTATAAGTCATACATTTATAtgtcatttataaaaaaaaatacaaaaactcGCCTATATATTAGAGTACaaagtaaaaatattaaatacctGCTCCTTTATAATAATCATGTTTTAATTATGTAAGTTAGTAGAGACATATTCAAACAGTCTTAAAGGAAAAAGGCAGTTCAATAAAATATTGACTTTGAGGGTAATTGTTATCCAACCAGTGAAATTGTTCTTGATTCATGTTTGGATATGTTAGAGTTGTATCTTTTACCTAAATATTATTAGTTGTGCTGAGTGATATTTCTTTTCATTATCTACTGTGAGCCAGCATTTACGTACAACATGAATACATTCAGGCTCAAACTGTTGGGAATCATTGTCAGGGTGGTACAATTGATACCTAGTTTAACCCAGCTATCTACTTTTTTGTTGCTCTCACAAAGTCTGAGAAGTTAATAATAACCAGCCTGAAGAATTCACTTTTAGCTGCAGGGTAAAGAAGTTTACTAAAGCCAAAATGGAAAcgttgctgcagcagctggtaaGGTTGGatttttatttacaatgttCACAGGACGCGCTTAAAAAATATATGTTTCACAATCTGACACAATTTTTCCAGCTCTAACAAACTTTTATCCCTAgcaaaacatatacagtatatatgtaacAGTGGTTGTATTTGAATTAGTCTGAgctattattatattaacagTTTAGTCAAGTCCCTACTTTATATTTGCATAGTATACTATGATAATAAAACAGCAACATGGCTTTATGGGTATAAAACCCAAAAAAAGCTCTTTAAGTTGTGAACGGTTTCCTGATGTTTTGATCAAAGGAGACATTAAGTGTATTTTCTATGGTCTtagtattaaaataataatcaagCTTTATTGATTAGGTTACAGTGAAGGCAGATGTGCTGATCAAAGTACATAGTTTAAGTTGATGATTTACTTCCCAGCAAATTTTCCAGTTTTCTACTGTCTGCCACAAACTACTGTAAAGCTGAAGCTCACATGCTCCTTTAGTTTCCATTACTGCTCTTGGACACATGCAAAAATATCATTTATtctcaattaaattaattttttaattcCCATCAGCCTTGATATTCAACAGTGCACATTTAATATTATTGCTAAATATGTTTTAAGTCAACTTTCTGTTGCTCACTCTGCATTGCAGACGCGTGGAAATGTActcttttttattataattgtgGGATTTGGAGGAAGTTTTCAAACTGGCTACCACATCACCGGCTTAAACTCTCCCTCACCGGTGAGAAACGCCTCCAACATTCTCTAGCACGTTGCATCAGATCCCTCATTCCATTCAAACTCTTAACCGCAAAGTGACCTTTATGGTTTCCACTGCAGTACATAAAAAGCTTCATCAACAGCAGCTGGTCCGACAGGTACCAAAAGCCACCACCTACAAAGACGGCGACGATAATCTGGTCTCTTATGGTCTCCATGTTTGCTGTTGGTGGGCTCTGCGGGGCTCTGAGCATCAACTTAT contains:
- the psmd6 gene encoding 26S proteasome non-ATPase regulatory subunit 6 — protein: MPLENLEEEGLPKNPDLRIAQLKFLLTMDGHRQDAKVKTELMDAIKANNMAPYYEGLCKDLKWQLDSDLLSKMKKANEEELKRLDDVLEDAEKNLGESEIRDAMMAKAEYLIRIGDKEGALTAFRKTYDKTVALGHRLDIVFYLLRIGLFYMDSDLITRNSEKAKSLIEEGGDWDRRNRLKVYQGLYCVAIRDFKQAAELFLDTVSTFTSYELMDYKTFVTYTVYVCMIALKRPDLREKVIKGAEILEVLHSLPAVRQYLFSLYECRYSVFFQSLAMVEQEMKKDWLFAPHYRYYVREMRIQAYSQLLESYRSLTLGYMAEAFGVSTEFIDQELSRFIAAGRLHCKIDKVNEIVETNRPDSKNWQYQETIKKGDLLLNRVQKLSRVINM